The following proteins are encoded in a genomic region of Liolophura sinensis isolate JHLJ2023 chromosome 7, CUHK_Ljap_v2, whole genome shotgun sequence:
- the LOC135470246 gene encoding LOW QUALITY PROTEIN: haloacid dehalogenase-like hydrolase domain-containing 5 (The sequence of the model RefSeq protein was modified relative to this genomic sequence to represent the inferred CDS: deleted 1 base in 1 codon) encodes MRERIRSDDGYATDNSESCSDSEKMTSEEPDFGILFDVDGVIARGSTPLPAAVEAVKHLRNGNSRLRVPVAFVTNACSTSTSKAAAISEWLGIDVTPDMVIHAPTPCKVLTEYHDKLVLVIGQDNRKEIANDLGFNNICFIEDIKDSYPLLDMVDHENRKIVAKGFVEKQFPRVEAIVLLGEPARWETHLQLLLDLLLTEGLPTKAPSGIADHTQLPVIACNMDLQFMAEACMPRFGSGAFLVCLEALYKKVTGRDLEYDALVGKPVELTYRYAEHVITQEAKKLGIKKKIQKLYFMGDNPLVDIVGANMYDQYLRKNRSEENGNITDNDLPLSRKLPDNRILVPQSVKRIFSVLVCTGVYNPKHETHELETVYHGHRDIENQPSLTRPTKVVQDVHEGIKFILKEEQFSCH; translated from the exons ATGAGAGAAAGAATCAGATCCGACGATGGCTATGCCACAG ACAATTCAGAATCGTGCAGTGACTCTGAAAAGATGACATCAGAAGAG CCTGACTTCGGGATTCTGTTTGATGTTGACGGAGTGATTGCCCGGGGAAGCACGCCGCTGCCGGCCGCTGTCGAGGCTGTGAAGCACCTGCGTAACGGGAACTCTCGCCTGCGGGTCCCGGTAGCTTTTGTTACCAATGCCTGTAGCACTAGCACGTCCAAGGCGGCCGCAATCTCAGAATGGCTTGGAATAGAT GTTACCCCAGATATGGTCATCCATGCTCCAACTCCCTGCAAGGTCCTCACAGAGTACCATGACAAACTTGTACTGGTGATCGGTCAAGACAACCGGAAGGAGATTGCCAATGA CCTCGGGTTTAACAACATCTGCTTTATTGAAGACATCAAAGATAGTTATCCTCTCCTTGATATGGTTGatcatgaaaacagaaaaattgtg GCTAAAGGATTTGTGGAAAAGCAATTTCCGAGAGTTGAAG CTATTGTTCTGCTTGGAGAACCTGCCAGGTGGGAGACGCACCTTCAGCTCCTGCTGGACTTACTACTCACTGAGGGTCTTCCAACAAAAGCCCCCTCTGGCATAGCTGATCACACCCAGCTGCCCGTGATAGCCTGTAATATGGATTTACAGTTTATGGCAGAGGCCTGCATGCCCAG GTTCGGTTCAGGTGCATTTCTAGTTTGTCTGGAAGCCTTATATAAGAAAGTGACTGGTAGAGACCTGGAGTACGATGCCCTTGTCGGGAAACCAGTAGAACTAACCTATAGATACGCTGAGCATGTTATTACACAAGAAGCAAAGAAACTAGGTATCAAGAAGAAAATCCAGAAGCTGTATTTCATGGG GGACAACCCTCTGGTGGACATTGTTGGCGCTAATATGTATGACCAGTACCTGAGAAAGAATCGATCAGAAGAAAATGGTAACATTACAGACAATGACCTTCCCCTTTCCAGAAAGCTTCCTGAT AATCGCATTTTAGTCCCTCAGTCAGTGAAAAGAATTTTCAGTGTGCTTGTTTGCACAGGTGTGTACAACCCAAAACATGAAACACATGAACTGGAAACAGTGTATCATGGACACAGAGACATTGAAAATCAGCCATCCCTCACAAGGCCAACAAAAGTTGTTCAAGATGTGCATGAAGgaattaaattcattttgaaaGAAGAACAGTTCAGCTGCCATTGA